tctctctcaaaAGTGGTTGGTCCACCACAGAAACACGTAACACGAAGATGGTACCTCACAccacttccctctctctcaaaAGTGGTTGGTCCACCACAGAAACACATAGCACGTAGATCGTACCTCACTctgctttcctctctctcttagAGCGAAAAGGTAAAGAGTCGGCAGCCATGAAGGCTGATCTGCTGAGGGCCAGAGATATGAAACGTTATATCAATCAGCTGACTGTTGCTAAGAAACAATGTGAGAAACGGATCCGCCTCCTCGGAGGACCCAACTATGAAAACAATGAGGATGGAGGGGCTGACGACAGCGACGAGCCTCAAAGTCAGAAGGTAAGACTTATGTGAATTGAGaagttttaagttttaaagAACCAATTTGGACTTAGACAGCCGTGCAGCATTGTTGTCACGCCTTTGTTCTAAACAGATAAAGACATATTCTTCTTTAAAGTCAAATCAGTGAcatgaattttgtttttgtgccatattgtttattttttgctttatttctctctcctttcacaTCCAGATTCTGCAGTTTGATGACATCTTGTGTAATCCAGGTTACAGGGAGCATTTCAGAGTTTACATGGAGAGAGTTGATAAAAGAGCTCTGATCAGCTTCTGGGAACTGACGGAAACATTGAAAACTGCCAACAAGGTGAGCCGTAAACATTCCAGAGGGTCCAGCCCAACACTTCTGCTAGTATATGgtgtattaattattttttaagttaGTGTGCTGTACCTGTTCTCGTTGTTTACCATAATATTGTCAAATTTTGTGTTGAgctatttagttttttgtttagtttaataTAAGTAGTTCAATAATGCTGAAGgattgttgttttaattgtatttaattaGTTTAGATAGttaatgcttttgtttttaggTACTGGGCACCAGgtgattttatatataaatgggTAGGCGGGCATAGACAGCCAGGCACTAGGAAGAGTTCATGGCTTTTTACCAGGGCAAGAGAGACAGAAGACGCCTTTGCCTTTCTTTTGTTAGTTTGCTTACCAAACAAATGGAGAATAAACCACACAAAATGTGACACCTGCCAGGAAAAATGGACTTATTACCTGCATATGATTCACTCCTCAGGTGCCTCAGTGGCTTTTGATTTTGGTTCCAGTTGATATTCTTTGgctttttctaattaaatttgTGGACAAATCGCCACTACATGTTGTTGTGACAGCTGTCATTTACACTTCCAGTATTGCCAGTGAAATACTAAGTAGACATTTCTGATCAGGGAAAAAGCACAACACACATGAATGTAGTGAAATAAGTACATAAGTTAAAGTTAATTTCTTTGTGTGATGGACAGAATGAGGTTCCCCAAATCGTTGGGGAAATCTATCAAAAGTTCTTTGTGGAGAGCAAAGAGATTCCAGTGGAAAAGTTTCTTCTGAAGGAGATTCAACAGAGTCTGGTGGGGAACAGAGGAACACAGGTCTTTGTTAGACTACAGGAACAGGTAACTGCCACTGTTCTTAATAAGCAACTCTAACCCTGACTAGCTATTGTGGATGACtgcaaatatcaaaataaaaatcaagaaaTGTGACCTTTCTTTATTGAATGTGCTACAATTCTATACTTATGTTTACATTGTTAAGATGTTCTTCACTGGTAATAAAGCATTTCTATTACTCTCATCCATCCTCTAGGTTACTGAGACAATGAGAGAACGTTATTACCCATCCTTCCTAGTTTCTGACCTCTACGATCGATTGATCAGACGAGATGATCAgcacagccaatcacagtgtAGCACAGAGGAAAAGGATGAAGTGGTGAGAAACACATTCACTGATAGCACCACATGTGCCCACTTCTGAATGTTCATCTGTTTGAATACCCAGACCGCTCATattcctccctttctctttgtAGACAATCAAGTCTTTATTGTTGTATCCCTCTGTGTGCAGTGCCAGGGTCTCGATGGAGTAGAAGAAGTGTGCGATGAAGGCAGTAAAGGAATAAATGAGCAGGCCAGCTATGCTGCTACCAAACTCCACCAACTGTATGACAAACTCGAGTACAAACGACAGGCGCTAGGCTCCATCCAGAATGCACCAAAGCCAGACAAAAAGGTAGAATTCCCTCCAAACGTTCAGTatcacagcagcaaacacataAAGACAATATCAAAATCAGTGAATCTGCTCATGCACGTTCTTCTAGCATGATGCCCTCAACTTAACTGCAGTGTCAATATGTTTACTCAgtggtttattttaaaatcctatTACAGAATCTGACTTACTTGTTTCCCTGCCCTGGtgtatttgtaatttttgtgttttcaaatctGAGTAAAATTAACAAGCTAAAAATGTGGTCTTAAAGCATAATTTGAACTGAAAGCCACTTCACATTCTCTTTCATCCTCTGTCATTTCTTCATTACACTGTTTTTGTAGATTGTTAGCAAACTAAAGGAAGAGATTGGAGCCATGGAGAAAGAACACAGTGAACTCCAGCAACATATCACCAGGACAGACTGGTGGTGTGAAAACCTGGGGCACTGGAGGGCGACTATTACTACTGCTGAGGTAACGACAACTTCATACGTCATATGGCTCATTATACTAATTATCCTTAACAAACTGAGCTGCTTCCTAGTGGACATCCTCAATGGCCCCAGTAAAGGGTTTCATCTAAGTaaaacatgtacaaacacattGCTGAAGAGTGTTGTAACTGGAAAGTCTTAAGACCTCGGGCCTCATGCAACCATTCGTACAAACAGATTAGGTCTTAACTCGTGAGTGCGAGTGATTTCAGAGAACTTCTAGCAATCACAAACTTTCTCATGTTTTGCTACAGACAGAATTCATGAGTGGTCCAGTCCTGTAGTAGGAGTCACGTGAAATGTGTCTGCTGTTATTCAGATCAAGCTTTTCCACTCATGGATTGCACCTTATAGGTGGGGCTGAGGTTGTATCTTATGTTAAAATCATaatgataaactttatttgtttagcaCCGATACAAGAGATGCAACTCTGAATGctatatacaaaataaacataaaaaatattattaaaaaaaatctacataaTATAAGATGGAAGATAACTAAAGTGCACTGCAGCCTCCCTGTGGTAGGAAATGGTATAGCAGAGTGGCAGCTCCCTCAACCCTGCAGAGGGTAATTCCATATGCATATAAAAGATTGATGGTTTATTTTAATCAACATTTGGATATCCCTAAACTGGAAAAATGgggaaaagaaacagacaaaaagatAATTGTTACTGCTTAACTTTAACATTGTTACTGATGTGGTAGGTATTAAATAAGTTTTGTTTTAGTGCTTTTCAGTAGTTCTAATGTCTGTAACTATTCTTAGTTGTGCAGAACCTTAGATACTTTAActttgtatgtctgtgtgtgtgtgtttcaggccaCAGAGGAGGGTGGTGAGACTGTAGcctgttacagtgtgtgtgttagcctggtggaaggagaggagacagcCAACAGTCACTGGAGCGTCCAGAGGAAACTCACTGAGTTCCAGATGCTGCATCGCAAACTGACTGAGGTAACGGAACAACAAATTCTGCACATGTTAGGGATATTTTATCTTTCTTAACATCAGTAAACACTCATCACCACAAATAGAAGGTTTGCATTGCTGTTCTAATGCCCCACGCCCCTTCCACAGTAGAATGTCTATTTTAAGATAGATATATTGCAGAGtacacatcacacaacacatcacCATCAGTGCTCTTTTGAAGTATTTTCCGTCCCCTTCTATGATTAAATAATTCCATTGTATCAAAATGAACTGCTGGTGGCAGTGAGATTCAGAGTGCGCTTGGAAATTGGATTGTATAATTGCACTGCAAAATAACAAAGATAAAAACTTTACATATATTGGCAGTAATGTGGTTTGACATTaactgtctgtctttatttctcagtgttttccaTCATTGAAGAAACTCCAGTTACCATCACTCAGTAAACTTCCTTTCAAATCCATCGACCAGAAGTTCCTGGACAAGAGCAAAACTCAACTCAATGCCTTTCTCCAGGTAAACATTGTGGGAAAAAAGACATACTGTAGCTACAGGATATAACAGTTGACTCATATATGACCCAGCTGACTAGAGGATGACTTTGGTGCTTTTTTCTGTCGTATTCGATTGAGTTGGATGTTTCAATCATTTATCCATTAGTTTGAGCTATTTGAAGACTTTAGCTGTTTCTTTTAGATATTTGAACAATTTATCCACTGTTTTGAACTTTCTCCACCATTTACTCATTACttttacttattattttcaGCTATCTATTTCAACTATTTATTTTGTCAACCATATGCAACTCTAAGCCAACTCTTCAGACCTCtctgtttgcctgtttatttgtgttattgcaCTCTCAAGCCCTGTACAGTAACATACTTTGTGTTCTGTAGTTACAGCTGCCACAGTTTGCCTTTGAAATTATATTGTAATTTCTATTTTCTAAGATAATTTAGAACTTCACAATTTCTCCCCATGATGGACTACACCAGTAGGATTCAAGACTGAAGCACACCACCCAGCTCAATGCTAATGCTGCCTCCTTGTGGTTCATCATCACCGATAAACGTTGATGCTGActaaagctgtgtgtgtctgtgtgtgtgtgtctttgcagcGTCTGCTGACGGATGAGCGATTGTGCCAGTCAGAGGCTCTCTACGCGTTCCTCAGCCCGTCTCCAGAGCATCTCAAGGTACCGAACTTATCAAacgtgctttacaaataaaaccagCCTTTAAAATATTATTGTCAGGATATCAagcataaaaatatttttagaacttcttccttcctcctcaaCGCCCCTGTAAGAGAGTCATTGTAAAATTCtaacatttttaagttttcctttTATTTGATAAAGTGCAGATTGCATTAATAAACCTTAGGTCAATTTCAGTAGTAAGGGTTTTCAAATCCCTCCAGGTAGACAGAATGATTAAGAATACCTGCATTTAAAGCAGCATCTGTATTAACTTTGATGTATGGACTCATATTTATTATCTGTTGAGATGTTTTAAATCAATATCTGATGATTGTGTCAaatttggtttttgtttgttggtgagCTCTTCTCTACTGCATTCGCCACACAGATGCACCTTTTTTTGCTACTTAAGGCTGAAATTATAAACCTGTGAATGTATTGATAAAGTGATAATGAGTCAcattataaatacataattcataatgttttattgattgGTGTATTGTAGATTTACTGTTTACAGTCCAGTGATAATATCTTGTACAATCTTTAAAGGTGATGTCGATTCAGAAGAAATCCTCTTTTTCTCTGGCCTCCTTCTTGGAGAGGTTACCTGGAGACTTCTTCTCCCACACTGAGGTACGCCCTCATGCATGACTGCTGAAGCTACGCCACAATGTAGACAGTCTTAGCACCCAAAGTGCTTCGTGTCCCCATGTCTTATTGGGTGCTGtgtgtcatctctgtctttaGGAGGAGAATGACGATGACAGCGATCTGTCAGACTATGGCGATGAGCCAGATGGGAGGAGGGATGCACTGGCTGAACCCTGCTTCATGCTCATTGGAGAGATCTTTGAACTCAGAGGAAGTGAGTAGTACGTTGTTTACAGataacaaatacaaaagtgTGAGCATTATATCCTTACTGTTAACAAGTATGTCTTTATGGAGCTATATCATGAATTCTAACTAAGTGgatttgtctgtctctctgtctgttcagTGTTTAAGTGGGTGAGGAAGACTCTAATTGCACTAGTCCAGGTGACATTTGGacgaactatcaacaagtaagttacattttatttatctgtttacaTATAAGCTAtggcatgacagctccccagaGTGAAACCAAAACATCTCTCGACCTGTAGTTGcttgctgcagtataggtcataaaaccCACCCCTTCTGtttgcagatgggacatggactgaactaaaaagttaaataaatgtgcaCGTCTCGTTGTCTTCTGgttagtgttggtgtttattgtgaGTTGTGTAAGTGAGCGCAGGCTAGCAGGGAGTGAAGTGGGAGGACAACCCGACAGCTCTAATCCTGAAGCAGCGGCGATAAAAATGGAATCTGCTCTTTCATCCAGCTTAAacccaaaatgttttcacttcgTCTCATctggttctctgtgtgtgagtgagtgggggcgGGGTTGGCCggcgtgtgtgtgagtttaaaCTCCGCCTCGCTCCCAGACATGGACAGGCACAAAGATGAGCGAAGCG
This window of the Paralichthys olivaceus isolate ysfri-2021 chromosome 9, ASM2471397v2, whole genome shotgun sequence genome carries:
- the snx25 gene encoding sorting nexin-25, whose protein sequence is MPTPSTTTTQTGGSSSAGEGEGPMSATSTTSVGSSFRFVPAFCLGVVAAVVFQLAWGGLTLTSFFLKLFIYVSFALLCFLAGSFVLLVRKSPLKVSCFARNTRQSAAWLEFFNKLMARFLVPIQESSQSRRVVVSHNVDKALKEVFDYAYRDYILSWYIPLSSDEGQLYSMLSEDWWQMIGQLRSRLADIDLVNVVCYDSIRILHTHFTDLKAASARPEEFARPFPLHPCLVSSDSELAFLRCVARILLLCLLPQKDAKSHTLRCCLTEVITTKVLKPLVEVLSDPDSINRMLLSQLEQREQQAEQQKKAYTYAASYEDFIKLISTSTDVNFLKQLRYQIVVEIIHATTISSLPQLKKQKERKGKESAAMKADLLRARDMKRYINQLTVAKKQCEKRIRLLGGPNYENNEDGGADDSDEPQSQKILQFDDILCNPGYREHFRVYMERVDKRALISFWELTETLKTANKNEVPQIVGEIYQKFFVESKEIPVEKFLLKEIQQSLVGNRGTQVFVRLQEQVTETMRERYYPSFLVSDLYDRLIRRDDQHSQSQCSTEEKDEVCQGLDGVEEVCDEGSKGINEQASYAATKLHQLYDKLEYKRQALGSIQNAPKPDKKIVSKLKEEIGAMEKEHSELQQHITRTDWWCENLGHWRATITTAEATEEGGETVACYSVCVSLVEGEETANSHWSVQRKLTEFQMLHRKLTECFPSLKKLQLPSLSKLPFKSIDQKFLDKSKTQLNAFLQRLLTDERLCQSEALYAFLSPSPEHLKVMSIQKKSSFSLASFLERLPGDFFSHTEEENDDDSDLSDYGDEPDGRRDALAEPCFMLIGEIFELRGMFKWVRKTLIALVQVTFGRTINKQIRDTVNWIFCEQMLVCYTGVFRDTFWPNGKLAPHVRVRTDSERSETKERAQQKLLDNIPDALANLVGQQNARYGIIKIFNALQEASANKHLLYVLMEMLLKELCPELSAEVDNI